One window of Campylobacter sp. RM12651 genomic DNA carries:
- a CDS encoding 3-deoxy-7-phosphoheptulonate synthase class II, translating into MNWSLDSYKNYKALQQPNYENKEELENVVNELKSYPPLIFAMEANELKNELAAVCKGDAFLLQGGDCAESFNDFSANNIRDMFKLFLQMALVLQFGGSKKVVKIARMAGQFAKPRSSDFENKDGISLPSYRGDIINDCEFCESARVPKAKKMLKAYMQSSATLNLLRAFSVGGLADLAQVHKWNLGFVRRADIDDKYALLTQRLTEALDFFKACGITSLNDARLHETKIYTSHEALLLPYEEALTRIDSLSGAYYDCSAHMLWIGERTRGLDDAHVHFLSGVKNPIGVKIGPSASASDILALADKLNPQDEAGRLNIIIRMGASKIKNLENIFKELSKEQRNIIYSIDPMHGNTQSINGYKTRKFDDILDEVKNFWHIARANNIIPGGVHFEMTGQNVTECLGGSVGVSESDLARRYETQCDPRLNADQALELAFLIAELMKQK; encoded by the coding sequence ATGAATTGGTCGCTAGATTCATATAAAAATTATAAAGCTCTTCAGCAACCAAACTATGAAAACAAGGAAGAATTAGAAAATGTAGTAAATGAATTAAAATCGTATCCACCTTTAATATTTGCTATGGAAGCAAATGAATTAAAAAACGAATTAGCAGCAGTTTGTAAAGGAGATGCGTTTTTATTACAAGGTGGTGATTGTGCTGAAAGTTTTAATGATTTTAGTGCAAATAATATCCGTGATATGTTTAAATTATTTTTGCAAATGGCATTAGTTTTGCAATTTGGTGGGTCAAAAAAAGTAGTAAAAATTGCTCGTATGGCAGGACAATTTGCAAAGCCTAGAAGCTCTGATTTTGAGAATAAAGATGGTATAAGCTTACCAAGTTATCGTGGAGATATTATAAATGATTGTGAGTTTTGCGAAAGTGCAAGAGTTCCAAAAGCTAAAAAAATGCTAAAAGCTTATATGCAAAGCTCTGCTACGCTTAATTTGCTTCGTGCATTTAGTGTAGGTGGACTTGCTGATTTAGCCCAAGTGCATAAATGGAATTTAGGTTTCGTAAGACGCGCTGATATTGATGATAAATACGCACTTTTAACTCAAAGATTAACAGAAGCACTTGATTTTTTTAAGGCTTGTGGAATAACTAGCTTAAATGATGCTAGATTACACGAAACAAAAATCTACACAAGCCACGAAGCCTTGCTTTTACCTTACGAAGAAGCACTTACTAGAATAGATAGCTTAAGTGGAGCTTATTATGATTGTTCAGCTCATATGCTATGGATTGGCGAGAGAACTCGTGGGCTTGATGATGCTCATGTGCATTTTTTAAGCGGAGTTAAAAATCCAATAGGTGTTAAAATAGGACCTAGTGCTAGTGCTAGTGATATATTAGCCTTAGCTGATAAGCTAAATCCACAAGATGAAGCAGGAAGATTAAATATAATCATTAGAATGGGTGCTAGTAAGATTAAAAATCTTGAAAATATCTTTAAAGAATTAAGCAAAGAACAAAGAAATATAATCTATAGCATAGACCCAATGCACGGCAATACTCAAAGCATAAATGGCTATAAGACTAGAAAATTTGATGATATTTTAGATGAAGTTAAAAATTTCTGGCATATTGCAAGAGCTAATAATATAATTCCTGGTGGGGTTCATTTTGAAATGACAGGACAAAATGTAACCGAATGTTTAGGCGGAAGCGTAGGAGTTAGCGAAAGCGATTTAGCAAGACGCTATGAGACCCAATGCGATCCTAGATTAAATGCAGACCAAGCATTAGAACTTGCATTTTTAATAGCTGAATTAATGAAGCAAAAATGA